From the genome of Rhodothermia bacterium, one region includes:
- a CDS encoding TIM barrel protein yields the protein MLNRRTALKQSALLAATPFATLENLAPFKGRIQHSVCRWCYGQIPFDTFCRQVKTIGLKAIDLVGEADWPTLKKHGLTCSMTNGAEISLTKGFNDPTYHDELVRRYEDLIPKVAAQGYKQVICFSGNQNSLTDEEGIRNMAAGIKRLLPLAERAGVTLVLEMLNSRVDHKGYQADTTEWGVAVCNQLENHPHFKLLYDIYHMQIMEGDLIRTIQKHQKHISHYHTGGNPGRNEINQTQEIYYPAIMKALVAIGFKGYVAQEFIPKSKNPMASLREAIQICDV from the coding sequence ATGCTAAACCGTCGAACTGCCCTAAAACAATCTGCTCTCTTGGCTGCTACACCCTTTGCCACCTTAGAAAATCTTGCTCCGTTTAAGGGCCGGATTCAGCATTCGGTTTGCCGATGGTGTTATGGGCAAATCCCCTTTGATACTTTTTGTAGGCAAGTTAAAACCATTGGACTTAAAGCCATAGATTTGGTGGGTGAGGCCGATTGGCCTACACTGAAGAAACATGGTTTAACCTGTTCGATGACCAATGGCGCAGAAATCAGCCTTACCAAAGGCTTTAATGACCCAACATACCATGATGAGTTGGTAAGACGGTACGAGGACTTGATTCCCAAGGTTGCTGCTCAGGGTTACAAGCAAGTTATTTGTTTTTCGGGCAATCAAAACAGCCTCACGGACGAAGAGGGCATCCGGAATATGGCGGCTGGAATTAAACGATTGTTGCCTTTGGCAGAACGGGCAGGTGTTACATTGGTTTTGGAAATGTTAAACAGCCGTGTGGATCATAAAGGATACCAAGCAGATACCACCGAGTGGGGCGTAGCTGTTTGCAACCAATTGGAAAATCACCCACATTTCAAGCTTCTCTACGACATATACCATATGCAAATCATGGAGGGAGACCTCATCCGAACGATCCAAAAGCACCAAAAACACATTTCCCACTACCATACCGGTGGAAATCCGGGCCGTAATGAGATCAACCAAACGCAGGAAATTTATTATCCGGCCATCATGAAGGCTCTTGTGGCGATTGGTTTTAAAGGGTATGTGGCACAGGAGTTTATCCCCAAAAGCAAAAATCCAATGGCCTCACTTAGAGAAGCCATTCAGATTTGTGATGTCTAA
- a CDS encoding GNAT family N-acetyltransferase — protein sequence MFYGPEGGESATPPLALRVVENAADWQAVKNIREVVFIQEQDCPPEEEWDMFDETAEHVLGTVNGAPAACARWRVIKSGDGDGIAKLERFAILAPYRGRGYGRELVQWTMQQAERAGYTVQTMHAQAHLQVFYTSLGFKPIGKQFDEAGIPHIRMFRKG from the coding sequence ATGTTTTATGGTCCAGAGGGTGGGGAATCCGCCACGCCCCCCCTTGCCCTCCGGGTCGTAGAAAACGCTGCCGATTGGCAGGCCGTGAAAAACATCCGCGAAGTGGTTTTTATCCAAGAACAAGATTGTCCGCCGGAAGAGGAGTGGGATATGTTCGATGAAACTGCTGAGCATGTTTTGGGAACGGTAAACGGAGCGCCTGCCGCTTGCGCAAGGTGGCGCGTGATAAAAAGTGGAGATGGGGATGGAATCGCGAAATTGGAGCGTTTTGCGATTTTAGCGCCATACAGAGGTAGAGGTTATGGCCGCGAATTGGTACAGTGGACTATGCAACAAGCAGAGCGTGCCGGATACACGGTTCAGACCATGCACGCACAAGCACATTTACAGGTATTTTATACCTCGCTTGGGTTTAAACCGATTGGGAAGCAATTCGATGAAGCGGGTATCCCGCACATCAGGATGTTTCGGAAGGGATGA
- the nhaD gene encoding sodium:proton antiporter NhaD, with amino-acid sequence MESLLVGIFVIGYAAIAFEHPIKINKTATALLTGVLLWTVVVLTAGDAHHVETELGHHLADIAQILFFLLGAMTIVELVDAHEGFRMVTDRIRTQDVRKLLWLISWVTFFLSAILDNLTTAIVMVSLLRKLIKDHEMRKMFAGMVVIAANAGGAFSPIGDVTTTMLWIGGQVSTVNIITSLFIPSVICLLVPLVWIGFHLKGAIEAPASPAKDHTPDGSTLMLILGVGGLVFVPIFKTVTHLPPYVGMLFSLSVIWIASELLHKNKDEDIRKPYTASEALKRVDTPSVLFFLGILLAISALEVAGLLGATARWLNDTIGNLDIIAVVIGLLSAIVDNVPLVAATMGMYDLATYPMDAKIWEFIAYCAGTGGSILIIGSAAGVAVMGMEKIDFVWYVKKISIWAAIGYFAGAAAYIVIYALLHAH; translated from the coding sequence GTGGAATCTTTGCTTGTTGGTATATTTGTGATTGGATATGCCGCTATTGCCTTTGAGCACCCGATTAAAATAAACAAAACAGCAACTGCGCTCCTAACAGGGGTACTTTTATGGACGGTTGTTGTGTTAACAGCGGGTGATGCCCACCATGTTGAAACTGAACTGGGACACCATCTTGCAGACATTGCGCAAATTCTATTTTTCCTCTTGGGCGCAATGACCATTGTGGAATTGGTAGATGCGCATGAGGGATTTCGGATGGTCACGGATCGTATCCGAACCCAAGATGTGCGGAAATTGCTCTGGCTCATTTCTTGGGTCACATTCTTTTTATCCGCAATCTTAGACAACCTCACGACTGCAATCGTGATGGTGAGCCTTTTGCGTAAGCTGATCAAAGACCATGAGATGCGGAAAATGTTTGCGGGGATGGTGGTCATTGCAGCTAATGCCGGTGGAGCCTTTTCGCCTATCGGTGACGTTACCACCACGATGTTATGGATAGGTGGCCAAGTCTCGACGGTTAATATCATCACTTCCTTGTTTATACCAAGCGTTATTTGCTTACTGGTTCCACTGGTTTGGATTGGTTTTCACCTAAAGGGTGCGATTGAGGCACCTGCAAGCCCAGCAAAAGACCATACACCAGATGGAAGCACGCTGATGCTGATCCTTGGGGTAGGTGGTTTGGTTTTTGTCCCTATTTTTAAAACGGTTACGCATTTGCCTCCTTATGTTGGTATGTTATTTTCACTTTCCGTTATTTGGATTGCCTCGGAGTTGTTGCACAAAAACAAAGACGAAGATATCCGCAAGCCTTATACTGCTTCGGAGGCGTTAAAACGGGTGGATACGCCAAGTGTTTTGTTTTTCTTGGGCATTTTATTGGCGATCTCGGCCTTGGAGGTTGCTGGTCTTTTGGGTGCAACCGCTCGTTGGTTAAACGATACGATTGGTAACTTGGACATTATTGCGGTGGTCATTGGGCTACTCTCTGCAATCGTGGACAACGTGCCTTTGGTGGCTGCAACGATGGGTATGTATGACTTGGCTACGTATCCTATGGATGCTAAAATTTGGGAATTTATTGCCTACTGTGCCGGAACAGGCGGTTCTATTCTCATTATTGGCTCGGCGGCTGGCGTGGCTGTGATGGGCATGGAGAAGATAGACTTTGTATGGTATGTCAAAAAGATTTCTATATGGGCAGCCATTGGCTATTTTGCTGGAGCCGCGGCCTATATTGTTATTTATGCTCTACTTCATGCACATTAA
- a CDS encoding STAS domain-containing protein, whose amino-acid sequence MAFQLQPATDLITIAEIGPALDFRNASSFKELCMKEIEKGVRFFVLDFANTGILDSTGLGTIFYLHRQVKTIGGRMVFAAPSRPVQVVVQLTRAFKHFQQFVTVEEAIERLQMHSRMAVGPILTQFQAQQKKEADR is encoded by the coding sequence ATGGCTTTCCAACTTCAGCCTGCAACAGACCTTATTACGATTGCCGAAATTGGTCCTGCTTTAGATTTCAGAAATGCCTCTTCCTTTAAAGAGTTGTGCATGAAGGAAATTGAAAAGGGCGTTCGGTTTTTTGTGTTGGATTTCGCCAATACGGGTATCTTAGATTCCACGGGCTTGGGTACTATTTTTTATTTGCATAGGCAAGTAAAGACCATTGGCGGACGCATGGTTTTTGCCGCTCCTTCCCGTCCGGTTCAGGTTGTGGTACAACTTACACGCGCTTTTAAACATTTCCAACAATTCGTCACCGTAGAAGAAGCCATAGAACGTCTTCAGATGCACAGCAGAATGGCCGTTGGCCCAATTCTTACCCAATTCCAAGCGCAGCAAAAAAAAGAGGCGGATAGGTGA